The genomic DNA GTGGGTGGCGGCGAAGTCGACGCCTTCGGCCGTCGGCACCTCGATGCGGTCCCAGACGTCCTCGAGGAGGAACCGCCGGCGCATGAGGCTGGCCGCCTCCAGGACCAGGTCCTCACGGTCGGCCAGCTCCGCCTGGGTCATCTCCGGATAGATCCCGCTCAGGGAGAGCACGCCGAAGGAGACGTGCCGCGCCTCGTCCCTGGCCACCAGCCGGGTGATCTCTTTGATCAGGTCGTCGTTGAAGGTGCTGTTGGCCAACCGGAACGCCGCCATGGCCAGCGCCTCGACCATGATCTGCATGCCGAGGGCGGTGACGTCCCACCGCTCGTCGGACAGAATGTCGGTGAGCAGCGCCCGCAGCGGCGAGCTGATGGCGTACGGCTCGGGCACCTTCTCGCGCAGGTAGCGGGAGAACGCCTCCACGTGCCTTGCCTCGTCAGCCGCCTGGCTGGCCGCGTAGTACTTGCTCTCGACGTCCGGCATCACCTCGACCAGCCGGGCGGCGACCACAAGCGCGCCCTGCTCTCCGTGGAGGAACTGCGACACCATCCACGACTGGAGCTCCCACCTGAAGGTGTCCCACATCGGGCGGCCCCTACGCGCCAGCGGGGAGGCGGCGAACGCCGACATCGCGAAGTAGGAGTCGTCGGGCAGCGGAGAGCCGAACGCCACCTCCGTCGACCAGTCGATGTCGGTGGAGGCGTTCCACTGGGCTTGCTTGGCACGCTCGTACAGGACAGCGATCCGGTCGGACTGCGGCTCGTAGTCCCAGTTGAGCCGGGCTTCGACGGGAGTGGTCACCCTCAGGTCGGCCATACCAGAAACACTACTGAACAGATACAAGGTGGGGGAAGACCCGAGATACACGGGTTTACCGGAAATACGAGTATCCCCTAGCATGCGCACGTGACCGTACGAGAGGCTCCGGCAACCGTCGGCCAGCGGC from Nonomuraea muscovyensis includes the following:
- a CDS encoding ferritin-like domain-containing protein, encoding MADLRVTTPVEARLNWDYEPQSDRIAVLYERAKQAQWNASTDIDWSTEVAFGSPLPDDSYFAMSAFAASPLARRGRPMWDTFRWELQSWMVSQFLHGEQGALVVAARLVEVMPDVESKYYAASQAADEARHVEAFSRYLREKVPEPYAISSPLRALLTDILSDERWDVTALGMQIMVEALAMAAFRLANSTFNDDLIKEITRLVARDEARHVSFGVLSLSGIYPEMTQAELADREDLVLEAASLMRRRFLLEDVWDRIEVPTAEGVDFAATHELMIKYRQAIFAKVISSLQHIGLLTGRVRDGLAKLDLLDFGVHRTRRADV